The Rothia sp. SD9660Na DNA segment GATGGCGGCGGTGATGGTGCCGTCGTTGTTGGCACCTGCGGCGCTGCCGCTTGCGGACGAGTCGGTGGTAGTTGATGAGTTACCGCAGGCTGCGATGGAGGCGGCGAAGGCGGTGGCTGCGCTGATACCGCCGGCGATCTTGAAGAAGCCGCGGCGTGAGGTGTCAAATTCCTTGACGCGGGTGAGCTGTGACATCGATGTCTCACTCCTTTAGGGGCTGCGCTCCTGGGACGGAGCGGGAGGTTGTCTAACTAAAGTGGAGGTAGGACGTCCTACCTATATACTGTATAGTAGTGACGAACGTCTAATTTGGTCAAGCAGAAGATGTAAGAATCGGTAGTATGAACCACCACGACTCATTCACCAGCCCCCGATTAGAACGGCCCGTGCCCGCTTTCTTGCACCGGGCGTCCCCCCTCAGCGCTGCCCAAAAACGCCAGCTGCAACTACAACATGACATCATCGACCTCATCTTCCAACGGCAGCTGGGCCAGGGGGACCCCCTGCCCACCGAACAAGAGCTCATCGACGAGCTCGGGGTGGGTCGCAATTCGATCCGCGAGGCCCTCAAGGTGCTTGAAGCTCTCGGCATCGTTGAGGTGCGCCACGGCTTTGGCACCTTCGTGGGCGGGAACGCCCTGACCTCGATGGTGCGAGCTCTTGGCTTCCGAGGGCAGTTGGCCCTCTACCACGGCGGCCAAGAAGCCCTGGAACTTGTTGAAGTGCGAGAAGCCCTAGAAGTCGGTTTGTTACGCTCGGTCATTCCCGTGATAACCCAAGAACAGCTCTCCCGCGTCAAAGAAGCCTACGATGCTATGGAAGCTAGCGTGCACCAGGGAACCTGGTTGGCAGAACACGACCAGCGCTTCCATGCGGCAATCTTTGAGCCCCTGGGCAATGAATTGCTATCCCGGCTCCTGGATGTCTTCTGGCAGGTTTATGACACCATCGCCGGGGTGCTCGACACTGTCGCCCCCCTCGACGAAGGGCAGACTTGCACCCTGCTTGAAGCCCACCGCAAACTTTACGAGGCCATCAGCGATAAGGACGCGGACGCCGCCACCACGCTCATGCGGGAGCACTTTGTGGGCATTCGGGAGCGTCTTACCTCCTGGCAGGCCAACTGGCTCGCAGAAAATAAGGGTTAGGCCGACCGTCCTTTTGTGACGTTTTATGACGCCGTAACTTTTTGTTGCGGTCACACACGTGACATATGACCCAAAAAGAAGCCGCATGAGGGAGTGGCGGCGCCACAGTGTTCTAATAGAAGAGGCGTCTAGCCTAGACACCCGAAACCACATCAGCACACAGCGCTAGAGACGGTGCCGCTGAACCGTGGCCGCACACACCACTATTTCTCAACAGAAAGATTCATAGCCGTGAAGAAATTTGTTGCCACTCTGGCTCTCGTACCCCTCGCATTCGGTCTTGCAGCCTGCGGCTCATCCTCCAGCGACGACGTCGTCAAAATCGGCGTAGTAGGCACCGACCCCTCCAACGACAAGCTCGTAGAGGTTGCAAAGGCAGAGGGAATCAACATCGAAATCGTTGAATTCTCCGACTACACCCAGCCCAACCCCGCCCTGAGCTCCGGCGAAATCGACCTCAACTGGTTCCAGCACATCGCCTACCTCTCCAACTACAACGTAGAAGCAAACGACGACCTGCAGATTGTAGGCCCCACCGTTATCTACCCCATGGCGCTGTTCTCCAACAAGCACGACTCCATCTCAGCCCTGCCCCAGGGTGCTGAAATCGCCATCCCCAACGACACCGTCAACGAAGCCCGTGCCCTGCTGCTGCTCGAAGCAAACGGCCTGGTCTCCTTCACCTCAGAAACCACCAGCCCCACCGTTGACGACCTCGACACCGCAGCCTCCAAGGTTACCGTCACCCCCGTCGACGCAGCCCAGACCGTGCTCGCCCTCGAATCCGTTGACGGCTCCGTCATCAACAACGACTTCCTCAAGGACGCCGGCCTGAACCCCAAGGACGCCCTGGCCCAGGACGACCCTGCTAACGAGTCAGCCCGCCCCTACGTCAACCTCTTCGTCTCCACCGCCGATAACGCCGACAACGAGACCTACAAGAAGATCGTAGAGCTCTACCACACCGAAGAAGTACAGGCCGTGGTACAGGAAGACACCCAGGGCACCGCAGTTGAAGTCACCACCGACGTCTCCGAACTGCGCTCCACCCTGGCCACCCTCGAAGAGCAGAAGCGCAACGGCTAAAACACTAGGCAGAGCTCACCCTTGAGCTAGCTCACGCACCCCAACAGCGGCAGCCAACTGCGGTAGGCTAGACACTTCGGCCCCGTCCGGTGCCCAGCTCTAGCCCCGCAAAGGCTGCCGCTGTGCGCATACCCCCAGCAGGTGCGTCCGCCCACAGTCACCGCAAGACCCCAACCGAAGAAGAAGACATGACCGAACAGCGACTACAGCCAACCGGGCCCCAGCCCATGGTCGTGCTGAACAACGTGACCAAAGAGTTCAAGGTCGGCAAAAAAACCGTCACCGCCGTCAACGGTGTAGACCTCACCATCACCAAGGGTGAAATCTTCGCCATCATCGGCTACTCCGGTGCCGGTAAATCAACTCTGGTGCGCCTGATTAACGGCCTAGAAGCCATCACCACAGGATCACTCACCGTCGATGGCTTTGAAATCGCCGGTAAGCGCGAATCGCAGCTGCGCCAGGTGCGCACCAACATCGGCATGATCTTCCAGCAGTTCAACCTCATGAACTCCCGCACCGTCGCCGGTAACGTCGAATTCCCGCTCATCATCGCGGGCTGGGACAAGGCCAAGCGAGCCGAACGCGTCGCCGAACTGCTCGACTTCGTAGGGCTCGCCGACAAGGCCAAAAACTACCCCGACCAGCTCTCCGGCGGTCAGAAGCAGCGCGTCGGTATCGCCCGTGCCCTTGCCACCTCACCCTCCCTGCTGCTGGCCGACGAATCCACCAGCGCCCTGGACCCCGAAACCACCGCTGAAGTGCTCGACCTGCTCAAAAAGGTCAACGCCGAGCTGGGCATCACCGTCATCGTCATTACTCACGAAATGGACGTCGTCTCGACCATCGCCGACCGCGTAGCCGTCATGGAAAACGGCCGAGTCGTCGAATCAGGCAACGTCTACGACGTCTTCTCCAACCCCCAAACAGAGGTCGCCCGCCGCTTCGTCGGAACCACCGTCAAGTCCCTACCCGTAGGCGACGAAGCCGCCGACCTCAAAGCCCGCCACAAGGGCTACCTCATCAACATCGAAATCACCGAAGGCAACAACGGCATCGGCAAGGTACTCTCCTACCTGGGCTCCCGCAACGTCTCCTTCAACATCGTGCAGGGCGGCCTCGAAACCCTGCAGGGCAAGAGCTACGGCAACCTCACCCTCGAACTGCTCGGTGACGTCACTAGCCTCGACGCCGT contains these protein-coding regions:
- a CDS encoding FadR/GntR family transcriptional regulator, with amino-acid sequence MNHHDSFTSPRLERPVPAFLHRASPLSAAQKRQLQLQHDIIDLIFQRQLGQGDPLPTEQELIDELGVGRNSIREALKVLEALGIVEVRHGFGTFVGGNALTSMVRALGFRGQLALYHGGQEALELVEVREALEVGLLRSVIPVITQEQLSRVKEAYDAMEASVHQGTWLAEHDQRFHAAIFEPLGNELLSRLLDVFWQVYDTIAGVLDTVAPLDEGQTCTLLEAHRKLYEAISDKDADAATTLMREHFVGIRERLTSWQANWLAENKG
- a CDS encoding MetQ/NlpA family ABC transporter substrate-binding protein, translated to MKKFVATLALVPLAFGLAACGSSSSDDVVKIGVVGTDPSNDKLVEVAKAEGINIEIVEFSDYTQPNPALSSGEIDLNWFQHIAYLSNYNVEANDDLQIVGPTVIYPMALFSNKHDSISALPQGAEIAIPNDTVNEARALLLLEANGLVSFTSETTSPTVDDLDTAASKVTVTPVDAAQTVLALESVDGSVINNDFLKDAGLNPKDALAQDDPANESARPYVNLFVSTADNADNETYKKIVELYHTEEVQAVVQEDTQGTAVEVTTDVSELRSTLATLEEQKRNG
- a CDS encoding methionine ABC transporter ATP-binding protein; the encoded protein is MVVLNNVTKEFKVGKKTVTAVNGVDLTITKGEIFAIIGYSGAGKSTLVRLINGLEAITTGSLTVDGFEIAGKRESQLRQVRTNIGMIFQQFNLMNSRTVAGNVEFPLIIAGWDKAKRAERVAELLDFVGLADKAKNYPDQLSGGQKQRVGIARALATSPSLLLADESTSALDPETTAEVLDLLKKVNAELGITVIVITHEMDVVSTIADRVAVMENGRVVESGNVYDVFSNPQTEVARRFVGTTVKSLPVGDEAADLKARHKGYLINIEITEGNNGIGKVLSYLGSRNVSFNIVQGGLETLQGKSYGNLTLELLGDVTSLDAVVAELKTVTRVQEVR